The Radiobacillus deserti genomic interval TCCACTATTCGGTGAGAAAAGCATGGCTGGCTTACCAGGAAAGCTAATTGATACGCTTGCGGTATTCGCCACGGTTGTTGGGGTAGCTTCAACACTAGGCTTTGGATCCGCTCAAATTAATGGTGGTTTGTCTTTTTTATTTGACACACCAAAAAACTTTACGATGCAGTTGATAATTTTGGCCGTATCAACCTTTCTATTTATTTTCTCGGCATGGTCCGGCGTTGGAAAAGGGATAAAATACTTAAGTAACGCAAATATGGGACTAGGTTTTGTATTATTGTTACTACTGTTTATCGTAGGACCAACTATGTATATTTTAAACATGTTCACCGCAACATTAGGGAATTATATTACCAACTTTTTTGAGATGAGTTTTCGTATTTCTCCGTTGAATGAAGAGGGAAGAACGTGGATTGATAACTGGACAATCTTCTACTGGGCATGGTGGATTTCTTGGGCACCATTCGTCGGTGTCTTTATTGCAAGAATCTCTAGGGGAAGGACGATAAAGGAATTTATGTTAGGCGTCTTATTTGTCCCAGCGCTTGTGTGTTTTATTTTTTTCGCGGTGTTTGGTGTTTCTGCTTTAAATATTGAACAAAATGCGATTGATATGATTTCACAATATTCATTAGAAACAACGACGTTTGCAGTGCTACAACATTATCCATTAGGTGCCATTATGTCGTTTGTTACAATTTTCGTCATTGGGATTTTCTTTATTACATCAGCGGATTCTGCCACATTTGTACTAGGAATGCTGACAACAAATGGGGATATCCATCCATCTAATTCCGTGAAAATTGTTTGGGGACTTGCTATGTCTGCAATGGCAGCTATCATTGTGTACTTTGGAGGCACGCAAGGATTACAAAACATGCTGATAATCGCAGCACTACCTTTCTCCGTCGTAATGATTCTAATGGGAGCGTCCTTTTATAAAGCAGCCAATAAAGAAATTGTAAAACCGAAAAAAATGGAAGATAAAGAAAGGAAAAGGGAAGAGAAAGAAAAGAAAAAGATGAAGAAAGACAAAAATCATGTACCTGTTAATTAACCCAAAATATGCCTCGTGCCATGTGCACGGGGCATATTTTTATGTTATCCATAGGCTCGAATAATCTACCCATCCAAGTGCATTAAGCTTTATATGTTTTACATGAGCTGGAAAAATAGCATATTGTTGAAGTCGATATAGGCAACTAA includes:
- a CDS encoding BCCT family transporter, whose translation is MKNVTLVFWFAIVICTILVVWGAIAPDHLQTVTADLTGDISDYFGWYYLILVMVLLAFCVFLMLSRFGKIKLGKPNEKPEFNLPTWFAMLFSAGMGMGLVFWTTAEPISHAYKSSPSAEMGSNQAIRDAMQYSFFHWGVHPWAVYGVVALVLAYFKFHKGYPGLISATLVPLFGEKSMAGLPGKLIDTLAVFATVVGVASTLGFGSAQINGGLSFLFDTPKNFTMQLIILAVSTFLFIFSAWSGVGKGIKYLSNANMGLGFVLLLLLFIVGPTMYILNMFTATLGNYITNFFEMSFRISPLNEEGRTWIDNWTIFYWAWWISWAPFVGVFIARISRGRTIKEFMLGVLFVPALVCFIFFAVFGVSALNIEQNAIDMISQYSLETTTFAVLQHYPLGAIMSFVTIFVIGIFFITSADSATFVLGMLTTNGDIHPSNSVKIVWGLAMSAMAAIIVYFGGTQGLQNMLIIAALPFSVVMILMGASFYKAANKEIVKPKKMEDKERKREEKEKKKMKKDKNHVPVN